From one Nothobranchius furzeri strain GRZ-AD chromosome 2, NfurGRZ-RIMD1, whole genome shotgun sequence genomic stretch:
- the LOC107376774 gene encoding high affinity immunoglobulin gamma Fc receptor I, whose product MEAPALCRHILITSFVLLTAQTQGFYTDQDHDAVLPEVFPDRLQFFEFESVSVRCEGVSGSSTQTVWKKLKTSCFSEACNSSAPSCTVNPAFERDSGEYWCGTGEGGQRGAVNISVTAGLVILDIPATPAAEGSNLTLRCIDKTSELVHITDFYKDGVYHKIGYKSHMTLQNISKSDEGRYKCSISGKGESPESWLAVVKPQTGPDEEAPHLRGQTKTVILLRVSLTAVLLLLIGVILIRKHKNTPTMLSCCQRGADTNNFEAFKFSYA is encoded by the exons ATGGAGGCTCCAGCTCTGTGCAGACACATCT TAATAACATCATTTGTCCTGCTGACTGCACAAACACAAGGCTTTTACACTGATCAGGATCATG ATGCAGTTCTGCCTGAAGTCTTCCCAGACAGGCTTCAGTTCTTTGAATTTGAGTCTGTGTCTGTTCGCTGTGAGGGGGTCAGTGGGTCGAGCACACAGACGGTTTGGAAGAAACTAAAGACATCATGTTTCTCTGAAGCGTGTAACTCATCAGCGCCATCCTGCACCGTTAATCCTGCTTTTGAAAGAGACAGCGGAGAATACTGGTGTGGAACTGGTGAAGGTGGACAGAGGGGTGCTGTCAACATCTCAGTTACTG CAGGTTTGGTGATCCTGGACATTCCTGCCACACCGGCAGCTGAGGGATCTAATCTGACTCTTCGCTGCATTGATAAGACATCTGAGTTGGTCCACATTACTGATTTCTACAAAGATGGTGTCTACCATAAGATTGGCTATAAAAGCCACATGACCCTCCAGAACATCTCCAAGTCTGATGAAGGACGCTACAAATGTAGCATCTCTGGGAAAGGAGAGTCTCCGGAAAGTTGGCTGGCTGTGGTCAAACCACAAACAG GACCAGATGAAGAGGCTCCGCATCTCAGAGGCCAGACTAAAACAGTCATCCTGCTGCGTGTGTCTCTGACGGCtgtcctgctgctgctgatcGGAGTGATTCTCATCAGAAAACACAAAA atactcccaccatgctgtcatgctgccagagaggtgctgatactaataattTTGAAGCCTTcaagttttcttatgcttga